The nucleotide window GAGGCCGATTTTATTGTCGAGGAGCGCTACCATTCGCGCCCGCAGGAACACGCCGCCATCGAGCCGCACTATTGCATGGCCGAGGTGGACTCTAATGGCAAGGTGACGGTCCATGTGTCCTCGCAGACGCCCTACATCACGCGCGCAAACCTCGCCAAGGTTTTGCGGCTTCCCATCTCAAAGGTGCGCATCGTGGGCTGCAAGGTGGGCGGGGGGTTTGGCGGAAAGCACGAAATCATGCTTGAGCCTTTCGCGGCGCTGTGCACCATGAAGACGAGGCGGCCCGTGAAGTTTCGCATGTCGAGAGAAGAGGAATTTATCGCCTCGACGATTCGACACTCCTTGATCATGGATTACAAAACGGGTGTTACCCAAGAGGGGCGAATCACCGCCCGCGAGATAAAAATTATTCTTGACGGCGGTGCGTATGCCTCCTTTGGCGAGACGACCGCTTCGAAGGCCGCCCTCATGGGGGCGGGTCCCTACCGGATGGATAACCTCAAGGTCGATGCCAAGCTTGTCTACACGAATAACGGCATTGCCGGGGCGGTGCGCGGCTTTGGCGTCACGCAGACGACCTATGCCTGCGAGTCGCACATGGACACCCTTGCCAGGCGGCTTGAGATGGACCCGCTAGATTTTCGTCTCCGGAATGCCATCGAGCTCGGCGATCCGGCGCACAGCGGCGACATTATTCAAAGCTGCGGCCTCACCGCGACGATGGAGAAGGCCACCAGTGCAGTAAGATGGAGCGCCATCGGGGGCGGCAAGCCCTCCCCTTGCGGAACGCGGCGGCGGGGCCGGGGTCTCGCGGCTATGATCTACCCGGTTGGCTTCACGGCGACAAACAATCCGAGCGCGGCCTTTGCCCGGGTTAACGAGGACGCTACCCTTACCCTCTGGACGGGGGTGGTGGACATGGGGCAGGGCGCCCACACCATCTTGCGACAAATTGCCGCCGAGGAGATGGGAATTGCGTTTGATGCGGTGCAAATAGTCTCGGGCGATTCTGACATAGCACCGCTGGACTTGGGCTCAGTTGCCAGCCGCGTGACCCACATCGCCGGGAATGCTGTGAAGATGGCGGTGGGCCGGGTGCGGGCTAAATTGGTCCGAAAAGCTGGGGAGATGCTTGAAGCATCTGAAAAAGACATTAAAATTAAGGAATCCACCGTATTTGTCGAGGGAGCGCCTGAGCGGAGCCTCTCGCTGGCGGATGTGGCGCTCAAATGCCATAAAGACGGGGAGCTCATAGTCAGCGAGGCGACCTACAACCCTCCCGATCTTCACTTGGACAAGGAGAACGGTCAGGGCAAGCCTTATGACTGTTATGTATTCGCCACCCACGCCGCCGAGGTGGAAGTAGATATCGAGACGGGCGAGTATCGTGTGCTCCGTTTGGCGGCGGCGCACGATGTTGGTCGGGCGGTGAACCCGATGAACGTCGAGGGTCAGATCGAGGGCGGTGCTCTTCAGGGATAC belongs to Nitrospinaceae bacterium and includes:
- a CDS encoding molybdopterin-dependent oxidoreductase, translated to EADFIVEERYHSRPQEHAAIEPHYCMAEVDSNGKVTVHVSSQTPYITRANLAKVLRLPISKVRIVGCKVGGGFGGKHEIMLEPFAALCTMKTRRPVKFRMSREEEFIASTIRHSLIMDYKTGVTQEGRITAREIKIILDGGAYASFGETTASKAALMGAGPYRMDNLKVDAKLVYTNNGIAGAVRGFGVTQTTYACESHMDTLARRLEMDPLDFRLRNAIELGDPAHSGDIIQSCGLTATMEKATSAVRWSAIGGGKPSPCGTRRRGRGLAAMIYPVGFTATNNPSAAFARVNEDATLTLWTGVVDMGQGAHTILRQIAAEEMGIAFDAVQIVSGDSDIAPLDLGSVASRVTHIAGNAVKMAVGRVRAKLVRKAGEMLEASEKDIKIKESTVFVEGAPERSLSLADVALKCHKDGELIVSEATYNPPDLHLDKENGQGKPYDCYVFATHAAEVEVDIETGEYRVLRLAAAHDVGRAVNPMNVEGQIEGGALQGYGFGMMERIQFKDGIAQNPNFDDYLIPTSLDAPGEMETIIVETHEPTGPFGAKGVAEPALNPTTPAVLNAICDAVGARLRDLPATPEAVLRAMSGENGTG